TATCCGCTGTCCATCTCCGAATAAGCTTGGACCTCTTGGCCCGGAACTAATTCACCTCTTGACAGAACGCGAACTGCAAATGGCTTCCCCACAAAAATCTTGTTTGGATGTGTTACTGGCACGATTTCTAAAAATGCGCCGGTAGCTTGTAGAACACGTTTCGTATATTTCTTCACCGTCACGAAAGTGGTGGTCTGAGACCATCGATGTGCCGACTGGAGAATCTTTTTGCCGGGTAGCTGGTCTTTCGATTTGCCAACCCACCTTTTCTTGCCGTCTACCTCAAATTCCGTCACATATTGGACTGGATGATCTGTTTCGATTCGATAGGTGCCCGGCTCTCGCAGTTTTATCTCCCCGACAGTCCTCGTCTGACCAACAAAAATAGATGATGGTCGCCCCATACGCCATTCTTCTGGATGGATAATCCATAAAGGGCTTCCTAACCCATGTCCAGGGACAAACCGTTGATCTCCCGCTGTGTGCTCCATACCCAACCAAGGGGATTCACGGTTTGTATAGAAAAAGTTGGGCAATATCCACTGCTGCTCATGCCCAAAGGCCGGTGCAATCACCGCAGTAAAAAAAGTTGCAACAAGAATACAAGTTGCCACATGTTTTGACATGGTTGTCCTCCTATGTAATTCATTTTTCTACGAAAGTTGAGAATCGCGTTATTTTATATCAACCCCAAAGGGTAAGAAACCGATTTTTGAGCAATTCAGAGGAATGCTCATCTAGGGTCAATTGACACAGCCAACAGGCCTAGTGCTAAAATGAAAACCGTTCCGAGGGTCAATGTTTTTCGTAACATTATGGTTACCTCCTTTCAGATTTGCAAAGGCAAGCGACTTCTGCTGTCAGAGATAGCACTTCTAAATCTTCCAATTTCGGGACAGGCATGAACAAATTTTACGGTTCACGGATTCATCTGCCCCGTTGCGATTATAGAATACTAGCCAACCAATAAAAATTCTAATCGCTTTTGGGAAGTGTTGACATAATATGTCCAGACCCCTTAAATTTGGCTGGCATTTTGAGGTTATTGGTTGATATATTTTATAATTGAGAGATGCACATAATG
The nucleotide sequence above comes from Candidatus Poribacteria bacterium. Encoded proteins:
- a CDS encoding DUF4198 domain-containing protein; the protein is MSKHVATCILVATFFTAVIAPAFGHEQQWILPNFFYTNRESPWLGMEHTAGDQRFVPGHGLGSPLWIIHPEEWRMGRPSSIFVGQTRTVGEIKLREPGTYRIETDHPVQYVTEFEVDGKKRWVGKSKDQLPGKKILQSAHRWSQTTTFVTVKKYTKRVLQATGAFLEIVPVTHPNKIFVGKPFAVRVLSRGELVPGQEVQAYSEMDSGYDTPIATVTNAKGECELIFPSSGMYLLTTRLRQDAKDSSRANIDVFNVSMLVEVRKKK